Genomic segment of Arachis hypogaea cultivar Tifrunner chromosome 16, arahy.Tifrunner.gnm2.J5K5, whole genome shotgun sequence:
CATCCTTACTCAGGAATTTCAAACCAACCTCTAGCTCCATTTCACCAGTCAAACCATAATTACTGGGTATGTCCTCTACATTTGTCAAGTTCATTGGACCAAGACTGAGGTGCAAGTAATGGTCGGGGGTGCCGCTGGAAAGACCTCCAACCCTTGCAACATTTATCGGTTCAACACCAGTTGGGATGACCCTTTCGCCCTGAACCGGTTGGATTTCCAGAACaacttctgcttcctctccactATCATTCTCAATCTCGTCTTCCTCAGAGGAGTCAGCCAACCCATCGGCCATTCCTTCCGGATATGCGACATGGACAGTGGGGAAGGAACGTCGGTCAGGAATTTCTGCATTCTGGGCGGGGGCCACGAAGGCGTTAAAGGATGGACTGCGAGCCCTACCTATCTCCAAAAACGGAATGGCTTCACCAGCATCGGAATTTTGCATTTCTCTACGTTATTCGAACTAGATGAGCTGCCCCCCACATCTTGGAGCTTCACACAGAGTTCCATCGAATAGATGCTTCCGATGCTACGATGATACGAAAACATCATCGACACGTGCTGGTCAGATTTAATATGCATTTTCTGATATGTAAACGAACTTGCTACAGCAACCGACATCCTGTAAATAAGCGTACTGATCTCCTTTTTTTAATCAGCCCAGTGTTCATCAGAATCATATTTTTTAGTTGTTGCAGACACGATTGTGGGGAAATCATTATCCAAAGTGGGTCATCACACATAAAGGTCACTCCCTCAGCTGTATACGAAATTTCTCCGTTGggatatatgaccacataaatATGTTCAGATGCCATTATGACACCCAAAAATTAGTAAAAGCAGCTTCTATGAGAGTGGAATTTTCGGAGAAAAAGGAAGGGTAGAAGAAGTGAGAATTAGAAATAGAAATGTGGCTTTAGTCCtgctggagaagggtttttataGCCTAGTCATTGTTCCAATTCGTGTGCAGTACACACAAATTTGTCACATTTCGTGTGCAGTACAAGAGACATGGAGTCTCAACTCGACAGTACATCCATTTTGCGCCTGCTTGCCCAGAATTCTTCCTTCCATTTCGCTGCTGCCACCATGGAAATGGGATAGCCATTTCGTGGGAGCTGGCCCTGACATGGATTGCCCATTTCGTGGGCACCTTGAGTGAAATGGAGATCAAATCTATTTCACGTGTACAGGCCAAAAAATGGCAATACGCATTTTCAGAAACATTTCTAGTCAAGCGCATTTTGGGAATTAATGTTTTTTAGATGCGCATTTAGGTAAAAAAAAACCCAATTTATTAGAGTGAGTACGGAAATGCATAAAAGATCAAGGACCAAGCATGCAAAATAGAGACACTTATATATTATCACAATAAGCAAAATCATGGTggagaaaaattaataaaatattgctTTCTAAAGAGATTTTGTCAAAGCTATATTATTGTGGCCTAATTTGATTGTCCTTATTACTTTTCAGCTTTAGTGTGTAGGATTAtcatttctatttctttttaattctttttcttaaTAGAGCCTCtttcttgaattttctttttCCGTCCTATGTATTATGTGTGGTATGTggtatttaatgcactattattTCTCTCCATAATTATATAATTTCCATACATTAACCACcccaacaaaagaaagaaaaaggaaaaagaaaaaaaaaagcacacaCACTATTCGACTAAATGCCTGAATGAAAATAAATCTCTTCACTTTGTTGCCTTTGATCCACACTTTTCCTTCATCATTTAAGTCATTGTTCCTATTCCACTATTATTGAGCAACATCAAATCATAATAACTTGTCATGTTGAATGAGCAATTTGCTTCCACAAGCCATGCAGCAAGAACAACAACACAACATGGAcatggtggtggtgatgatgatcaagaagaagaagaacacaccATAAGAGAAATTCATGCCTTAACACCACCTAGACCCCCAACAACAACAAACCATGGGAATAGGAGAAGAGAAGCTTGGGAAACTCATCACAGCCACCGTTCATCTTCTTTGTCCATGGCAAGCACAGATGGTGGTTCAAGTGAGAACTTCACAAGCATGAGTAGGGAGTTCAGTGCTCTTGTTCTTGCAGGTTCAACTATTGATCATAACAACATCAACACTACTAGCAGCTCCATGATCATGAACACTGGCCATGACAACACTGAAATTATTGGAGGAGGAAACAACAAtaccagcagcaacaacaacaacaataacttgTTGGGGAGGATTAGAGAAGAGGACATGATGGAAGAGACTAACCCTTTGGCTATTGTTCCAGATAACCATCCATTGGATCCTCTTCCATCACCAAGAGGAATGACTAGTGGTGGTGCAGGTTCTAGTAGTGGtcatcatcaacatcaacatcatcatcatcaagtagTTGAAGAGGTTTCAGTGCAAAGggtgaagaaggaggaggttgatGCAAAGATATCAGCATGGCAGAACAACAAGATAGCAAAGATTAACAACAGATTCAAGAGAGAAGATGCTGTCATCAAAGGCTGGGAGAGTGAGCAGGTTCAGAAGGCTACTTCTTGGATGaagaaagttgaggtaattaACTTTTTCCTCAAGGTCTTATTTGCATGTTGCTACTCTTCttgttccttttttattttttgttttttgtatttACTGTATTGGTGAGTTTTCTTGGAGTTTATGATTACCCTGAAGACTTAAAATAGATCTCATGTTTTTTTGTGCTTTACAACTGGCTTAGATTGAGTGATTATTGATCCAATCAAATTCATGAAAAAGGTCAATTTTGGTGTTAAAGGAAAGATTGAATTAAGGTTAGGTAGTGAGTAACTGAGTAAGTGATCTGATGTTTGGTTCATGAAAATCATTCTTAACGATGGATTTATGTGCATAATAACAAAAGGTAGGAAAGTATTTTCCCTTGCTTGTTCAGGAACAAAAAAGAATTAGCAAGATGTGAATACCTAGAATAGAATCATTGCCAGTCTTCATCTCCATTATGTTTCCTATTCTTTACtgacaaatataattttttgtaatcctTAATTTGAACACCATTTTGGCCACTTGAGATTCATGTGTATTTATTAGAAGTTTAGTGAATATTATGATGCAAATAgtacaataactaataatgaATGGGATACCAATATACCATTTCAATAGTAACTGAAATTCCCAATTATTAATATAGTGTTTCCTTGCATTTCACCACATGCAGAGTGAATGgtaatgaaatttaaaattccCTAATTATTTGTATGTGATTCCCAGACAAGAGTGACAATTTATGCCGCAGGTACCCTTTTAAATCTTGGTGGTATGTATGGGATTTTTTGCATGCATTCCTTGGATTGATTATATAATAATACTGTGAAAGGTTTAATGTCCAATCATCACAGGTTATGTTGAAAATGATGTGAAGGCATCACGGGAAATTATGTTGTTTGGAAAGTTATAATAGGATTAGGACTATGCTCCTTCTTAAACCAACACTTCTTCCTTTTCCCTGTTCTTATTTGAAGCTAAAATATCATCCACCTACAAGCATCTTTCTTCTGTATTTCTTTTAATCACTATATATTCATTTGGTGAATATAACATATTGAATGGTGATGTTAGAAAAGGACTCCTATGGTCTGCATTTAATTTATTGCCCTGTTACTAAAGGTACCTTTGCCACCCTCAGCCAAAAAGGAGTTGGGAATGTGTTACATTTTGGTCTAGAACCGTCCGAGGAACAAAATTCGAGAAATGAACCCTTTGATCTAGATCCCAATTCCGAGTTCATCGAATGGTTCTAAACCAAAACTCCGCATAAACACATATCAGCAAGTATCATCTTCTAGCAAGTTGTCTAATGACTAACTTGATTTTCATGTTAATTTTAGCTTTCACTACACTGTCATAGCCATAAACCAGAACCTTGTTTAACAGCTTGGATTCTGATTTCTGAACACATTAAGATACTTGCATGACAATCCAATGCACCTAAGTTTGGTGCACTTGAGTAAACAATAATCACATAATCAATTATGGAAGAGTGTGATGTTAAACTTTCAAACTACTATGATAAGTAGTTATTGATAAGTAGTTATCTACTAGTTAACAATGTGATTGACCTACTTGATGCTAGTATATCTGCTATACACAAAGAGGTTAcagtttcttcttttttctctcatGATGAACAAATGTTATGGATTATGCAGAGGAAGCTGGAAGAGAAAAGAGCAAAAGCAATGGAGAAAATGCAAAATGAGGTAGCAAAGGCTCATAGGAAAGCAGAGGAGAGAAGGGCATCAGCAGAGGCTAAAAGAGGAACCAAAGTTGCAAGGGTTCTTGAGATTGCTTCCCTCATGAGAGCTGTTGGAAGACCCCCTTCCAAAAAATCCTTCTTCAAAAGTTAAGCCTTataatgtttttgttttttttttttttttttgaaacaaatttttacacaaaacaaaaacaataataataaaaagagagaTGATTATGAGTGTAATAGATGCTATAGTCTGTGAGAGCcccttttcctttttcaattaaaggGTGCTAGAGGGCTTGCAATGATCAGCAATATttaagggaaaaaagaaaaaaaaaaaaaagagagagagaataaggAGATATGTATCATATTATTATTGTATGAAAAGTTAAACCAATTGGAGTGTTTTTGAGTGATTgattacatgtgtgtatgaattaTGGTGAGTGGTGGTGACATGCACATTTGAATTGTGCTTGGTTAAACACTCTctgctttttttccttttttgtgtataaactaataataataatttgcttCTTTTGATTGTAATTAGTTGGTTTTCCATCACTCACAATTTGCAATAGCTCGCACCATACCTAACTCAGCCAGTAGCCAGTGCCCACCTACTCTAAAATATTTAGATTGGGCCTTGTGATGTTGTCATAAGTTTCTTGGCAAGAATAATGCTACTTACACGCATATCTCaccttatatttatatttatataatttctaACTAGAACCCTTGGAACTTGGAGAATGTCGCTTTTGTTTTGAAGTACTGTTGTTTTGAAGTATTGAGAcaaagactgagagactgagattcagtatcatatttgttggtttagaaactggtattaaaatttctgtctctgtctttaaaatttcagtatttcagtacctccaaaaagtagggacacaggggactgaaatttttagagatggagactgaaactttaataatattttatacctaaaatatttttatttcagttaattaattccaattttaccctttgtgcaatatttcaattcctgtctcccattttgcaccaaacagaatactgagatttatttcaatccctgttTTTTAGTCTCTGTCTTTCAGTCTCAatctttctgtctctgtctctccaccaaacagtATCATATTGTGATTTCATTCCCAACGTTAAATCCAAATTATGTTGCCGTTAGTGAGAATAAGATTAGACCTCTGACCTCTTACATAGAATGGAACAACAATGTTCTGTTAGATATaatcatttatgtattttttttatcgtcttacattttttaaaaaaataatttcataatttggtattataatttttataaccgAAAGATATAGAATTGgattatttgttaatttta
This window contains:
- the LOC112755544 gene encoding remorin 4.2 → MLNEQFASTSHAARTTTQHGHGGGDDDQEEEEHTIREIHALTPPRPPTTTNHGNRRREAWETHHSHRSSSLSMASTDGGSSENFTSMSREFSALVLAGSTIDHNNINTTSSSMIMNTGHDNTEIIGGGNNNTSSNNNNNNLLGRIREEDMMEETNPLAIVPDNHPLDPLPSPRGMTSGGAGSSSGHHQHQHHHHQVVEEVSVQRVKKEEVDAKISAWQNNKIAKINNRFKREDAVIKGWESEQVQKATSWMKKVERKLEEKRAKAMEKMQNEVAKAHRKAEERRASAEAKRGTKVARVLEIASLMRAVGRPPSKKSFFKS